A genomic window from Triticum urartu cultivar G1812 chromosome 7, Tu2.1, whole genome shotgun sequence includes:
- the LOC125524529 gene encoding 30S ribosomal protein S18, chloroplastic: MYTSKQPFLKSKQPFSKSKQTFNKSKQPFRKSKQTFRKFKQPFRKSKQPFRRRPRIGPGDRIDYRNMSLINRFISEQGKILSRRINRLTLKQQRLITLAIKQARILSFLPFRNYENEKQFQAQSISIITGSRPRKNRHIPQLTQKYNSNRNLRNNNQNLRNNNRNLSSDC, from the coding sequence ATGTATACATCTAAACAACCTTTTCTTAAATCTAAGCAACCCTTTAGTAAATCCAAGCAAACTTTTAATAAATCCAAGCAACCCTTTCGTAAATCCAAGCAAACTTTTCGTAAATTCAAGCAACCTTTTCGTAAATCTAAACAACCTTTTCGTAGGCGTCCCCGGATTGGCCCGGGAGATCGAATTGATTATAGAAACATGAGTTTAATTAATAGATTTATTAGTGAACAAGGAAAAATATTATCGAGACGAATAAATAGATTAACCTTGAAACAACAACGATTAATTACTCTTGCTATAAAACAGGCTCGTATTTTATCTTTCTTACCGTTTCGTAACTATGAGAACGAAAAGCAATTTCAAGCCCAGTCAATTTCAATAATTACAGGTTCTAGACCCAGAAAAAATAGACATATTCCTCAATTAACGCAAAAGTACAATTCCAATCGAAACTTAAGAAACAACAACCAAAATTTAAGAAACAACAACCGGAACTTAAGTTCCGATTGTTGA